Within Sorangiineae bacterium MSr11367, the genomic segment GCTCGGATACAGATCTGGGTGGGTCACGGCCCACACCTCGGCTTCGAGGGCGACTTTGGGCAGCACCCGCTCGAGGCCGAGAAAATGCTTCGTGAAGCATGCAGGGGCCATCGCGATGCCATGCCCGGCGGCGCATGCGGCCAGCACCACCGTGGTGCTGTTCGATCGCAGCACGCAGCGCGAGGCCGTCGCATGCTCGTGCATCCAGCGCGAAGGCGGCGTGCGATCCAGCGACGCATCGAAGCCGACCCAATCGTGTGCCGCCAGATCGCGAAGCTTGCGGAGCGGCCCGGCGCGGCGAAGGTACTCGTCGCTCGCGTAGAGATGCAGGGCGAGCGCGCCCACCCGCCGCGCCACCAGCGAGGGCTCGCGCGGCCGAAAAAGACGCACCGCGACGTCCGCCTCGTGCCGCACGAGATCCAAGGTGCGGTTCTCCGCGCAAATCGAGATGCGGATCGCCGGGTGCTCGCGCCGGAACTCGACGAGCCTCGGCGCGAGCACATAGCTGCTGAGCCCTTCGCTCGAGGTGATGCGGAGCATTCCCTCGAGGCGTGAATCCGCGCCGCCGAGCGCCCCC encodes:
- a CDS encoding LysR family transcriptional regulator, whose product is MTESWDDLRFFLAIARHKTRTAAAAALCVDATTVGRRIRALERRFDARLFARGPNGLVLTPAGLALAPRAEAVESQVLAAEGALGGADSRLEGMLRITSSEGLSSYVLAPRLVEFRREHPAIRISICAENRTLDLVRHEADVAVRLFRPREPSLVARRVGALALHLYASDEYLRRAGPLRKLRDLAAHDWVGFDASLDRTPPSRWMHEHATASRCVLRSNSTTVVLAACAAGHGIAMAPACFTKHFLGLERVLPKVALEAEVWAVTHPDLYPSARVKALLAWLGRTLATSSSA